The nucleotide sequence ACTAACAGCTGCGGACACATAGAGAGAACAGTGGCGATGGCCACCCGTTTCTTCTCTCCTATGCTGAGGTGATGTGGTGAGCGTGCCTTGCAACCGCTCATCCCTACCTGATCCAGGGCCTGGACTACCAGCTGCTGTACTTCCCCCGCAGCTAACCCCATGTTGAGCGGACCAAAGGCCACATCGTCGAAGACCGTCGGGGAGAAGAGCTGATCGTCCGGATTTTGAAAGACCAGGCCCACCTGGCCCCTGATCCTTTTCAGATGCCTCTCTTCAACCGGCAAGCCGAATATCTTCACCATTCCTTTCCCCTTGAGGATTCCATTGAGATGCAGCAGCAGGGTAGATTTGCCTGCCCCATTGGGTCCAATCAGGGCCACCGTTTCCCCGCGTGTCATGGTCAGGTTGACATCGTGTAGGGCCCAATGTCCATCCGCATAACAAAAGGAAAGGTTCTCTACCTCTACAACTCTATCCAAGATTACACTCCTCTATAACCCCAAAGGGCGATAAGCGCCAGACAGAGGACGAAGCCAAGCATGAAATATAAATCTACTCGTTCAAATCGCAAGATACGCAAGGGCCGATGCCGCCCTTCGTAGCCCCGCGCCAGCATCGCCTGGTAGACCCTCTCGCCCCGCTCATAGCTGCGCATAAACAGGGTGCCGATCATGTTTCCTATCGTCCTTACCTCCCAGTCCCAGGGCCGCTTCCCGAAGCTACGACTCTCCCTGGCCTGTCGCAGGCGCTGCGCCTCGTCCATTAGAACGAAAATGTAACGATACATGAAAGAAAGCACCATCACTATTACCAGAGGTAACCTCAATTGTTCTAAGCCCTTGAGCAGACGAGAGAAGTCGGTCGTGCTGGATAAAATGAGCATGCCCAAGCTGGAGAGCCAGGCCTTGATCAGAACATTTCCCAGAATAGCTAATCCGCTGTAAGTAACCGCTATCTGCCAGGGTCCAACGTCAAGGGAGGCGGCCACCTCTCCCGCCTTGAAGAAAGGGATGTAGATGGCGGACATCAGGACGAAGGGCTCAACCACTAGCGATCTGCTCAAGATATAAGGAAACGACAACCTGGCCAGGAGGATCAGCGCAGCGATCAGGACGAAATACAAGAGAAAGATCCCCCACAAGGTGGGCGGGGTAGCTACGACGAAAAGGACGAAAAGCAGTACGGCCACAATCTTGGTGCGGGGATCAAGGCTATAAATGAAACAATCTCGTTCGTCGTGAGCACTCGGCTGGTTCACCGCAACCCTCAACCCATCCCCTTGGCCGCTCAATCCACTTCCCTGCGGCGCAACAGGAGGCCCAGGGCGTAGGTAAGGACAAAGAGGATGATCGTCCCCAGTAGGCCGGCCAGGATCGTCGCTATGGCCGGGTTAGCGACGCCGGGGAAGGCATAAGCGGGGATTAGCTGGAAAAGCGGCGCGCGAGTTGCTCCGCCGAATCCTATCTCCTCGGCCACTCGCTCCAGTCCATCCGGCCAGGAGGAGGCGAGAGGCGAAAAGAGGGATACCAGTATGGCCAGAAGCAGACCGTAATGCCACCATTTCAATTTCATCTGAACCTCCAAATCAGATCCTTTCTAACGCTAGTAGATCTTTCCTTGTGGCCAGCACGAAGCTGAGCACCGCCGCCGTAATCAAGCCTTCGCCGATGCCAATGAGGGCATGAATACCGGCCATCGCTGGCAAGACGACCACAAGCGGTGAGATGTCCGAGACGACCAGCTCTAGAGCGCAGGCTACAGCGGCCAGAAACACCGAGGCCCAGGCACCCAGGAAACCACCAACCAATCGGACAGATTTACTCCCTCCCAGAAGCGCTGTGAGCCCATTATAGAGATAGTAGCCAACGAAGCTGGCGATGACGCCCATATTGAGAACGTTAGCCCCCAGGGCTGTGACCCCACCATCCTGGAAGAGAAAGCACTGCACGGCCAGGACAGCAGTTATCACCAATACAGCCGACCAAGGACCCAAGAGAATGGCAGCCAGGGCCCCACCGATGAGATGTCCTGAGGTGCCGCCGATGACTGGAAAATTAAGCATCTGGGCGGCAAAGATAAATGCCCCCATCATCCCCATTAAGGGCACCTGTCTTTCGCCTATCTTCTTATGCGTCTCCCTGACGCTGTAACCGATGGCGCCGGCCGAGACGACATAAGTGCTTGCGGCCGTGGTCAGATTCAGAAATCCATCTGGGATATGCATTTGTTAAACCTCCTCGCTTTTTTCTTCAAACAAAGACCACGAAGGTGACGGCCAGACTTCAGACCAGCCCTTGCGACCTTCGTGGTCCCTTCAAAGGATATTCGATTAGCCTATGCGGCCTACTTCAGGCGCCTGTCGGCGACTTGCCCTCCATCTCCTCGAGGACAATTCTATGTTTCAGGAAATCAATGCTCCTCACCCTCGCCTGCACCAACTTCTGCTCTCCCAGCAGATCAGCCAGAAGCAGGCGATCATCTTCCGGCTGAAGCAGGATGACGTTCTCCATGATCTTCTTTTCCCGCCCATCGGTAGCAACAAAGGCGGTAGCTTCACACATAGCCATCACCTCCTGATAGCAAAAGATCACCTCGCTTCGATCTTCAGACCGAGCCTTGGTGATCTTCACGATCAACGAATCAAACTATTTTAGGATCCAGGCTGGTTTCATACCAGCCACCATAGTTATAATGCTTCAGGGGGAGGTCGTCAAGTCCATTATGCTATAATGATGCCACATGATTTGGCGAAGCTATCAACTGGATGGTGGACCAAACGCCTCGGGAGGAAATCTGACCATGAGGACAGCTATCGGTCGAATTGGCTATTCCCTTATTGTTTTCCTTCTGTTTTCCTTAATCTCCCTCGGTTGTTCGGAGAGCATCCTTGGCAGAGGCGCACCGGCCACTCGCACAGCCATCGCTAGCAGAAGCACCTCGCTTCCGCCGTCGACCGTGCCCACCCCTACTACGGTGGACCAGCTGACTCCAGCAGAATCCTTAACCCTTGTCCAGGTGGTAGAGAGGGTGCGCCCCGCGGTAGTGAATATCACTACGCAACAAATCTCCTACGGTGATTTCTTCCGTCCGGTTCCCATCGAGGCCGGCACAGGCTCGGGCGTGATTATAGACAAGGAGGGACACATCATCACAAATAACCACGTGGTGGAGGGAGCGGAGCGCTTGAAGATAACCCTGCCCGATGAGCGCTCTTTTGATGGTAGGATCATAGGCACGGATCCGCTGTCGGATTTAGCCGTGGTGAAAATCAACGGCACCGATTTGCCAACTGTGGAGCTGGGCGACTCCGCTGCCCTCCGCATTGGAGAGCCGCTAGTAGCCATCGGGAATGCCCTGGCCTTGTCCGGTGGTCCCACGGTCACCTCTGGGGTAGTCAGTGCCCTTGGTCGCAGTATCCGACCGGATAGGGGAGGTGTCCTCTACGACCTTATCCAGACTGATGCAGCGATTAACCCGGGCAACAGTGGAGGACCACTAGTGAACATGCGCGCTCAGGTGGTAGGCATCAATACGGCCATAGCTGCCGCTCCTGGTGGGGGTATTGGGTTTGCCATCGCCATTAATTCGGCTAAACCGATCGTCCAGGAGCTGATCGCCTTGGGGAAGATAATTTACTCTTATATGGGAATCGACTTTCGGGCAGTTACACCAGCCCTGGCCGCACGGGCCAGTCTCCCTGTGAGTAGAGGGGCGATCGTCCTACGCGTGGGGCAGAATACCCCCGCCAGTGAGGCAGGCATCCGGCCGGGTGATATTATCGTGACCATAGATGACCAGGAGGTCAAGGACGATGTCACCCTTCTCAAGGCGGTGCGCAAACATAAGCCTGGTGAGACGGTCCAGGTGACTGTCGTGCGGGATGGAGATAGGCGCACCTTCAAAGTGACTCTAGGGGAGAGGCCAACAGGATAGGAGGCTGAACGGGCAGACCATGGATCACAGGAACAATATTCCAGGGAATAAACACAACCGGACCAAAACAGCGGGGCGGTATGGGCAAAGGGTGGCCTCCCTCTACAACAGATACCGACGACTGCACCATCGTGGTTCTACGGCTGGACGAACGTGGAAACTCCTCCTGGCAGCCACTCTCATCTTACCGCTCCTGGCTGTCTTTACCTTGGGTGTCGCTGCCGCAGCAGCTTATGACCTCTATATTAAGGATTTGCCCTCCTTAGAGAAACTGGAGAAACGCCAAGTCTTCAAGACGACGAAGATTTATGATCGTAATGGTCAGCTGCTTTACGAGCTTTGGGACCCTCAAGCTGGCCGCCGAACGGTAGTTCCCCTGAGCGAGATGCCTCAAACGATAATTGACGCCACTATCGCCACCGAGGATGCCCATTTCTATGAAAATCCGGGAGTCGATCCGCTGGCTATCCTGCGCGCTGCCTGGCAGAACTATACCGGGCGACAGGTCGTAAGTGGAGCCAGCACTATCACCATGCAACTGGTGCGTAATGTCTTCTTTACATCTGAGGAGAGGTATCAACAGACGTTAAGCCGCAAGATCAAAGAAGCGATCCTGGCTTACCAGCTCTCACAACGCTACTCTAAGGACCACATTCTGGAGATGTATTTGAACGAAATCTATTATGGGAACCTCTCCTATGGCATAGAAGCGGCCGCCTGGTCCTACTTTGGGAAACATGCCCGGGACTTAACCTTGGGTGAGGTGTCCATGCTGGCTGGACTGCCGCAAGCGCCCAGCGAATACAATCCTCTGCTGAACTATAAGGCCGCTAAGCAACGTCAGGCGGAGGTTCTGGAACGCATGGTGAAACAGGGCTATATTACTGCTGAGCAGGCAGAGAAGGCGAAAAATGAACGCCTCACCTTCGCCAGACAGGGTTTCGACCTGAGAGCACCACACTTCATGATGTACGTCCGGAATCTCCTGGAAAGGCGCTTCGGACCGGAGAAGTTGTACTATGGAGGGCTGCAAGTCCAAACCAGCATTGACTCTAACCTTCTGGCCATCGCCGAAAAGGCAGCGCGTGAGCACATCGCCAAGATCAAGAACCGTAATGCCAACAACGCTGCTTTAGTGGCCATCGATCCCAAAACAGGCGAGATTCTGGTGATGTTGGGCAGCGTTGATTACTACGATCCAAGTATTGATGGACAGGTCAATATGGCTATCGCTGAACGTCAACCAGGCTCGACCCTTAAACCGTTCACTTATGTCACCGCCTTCGAGCGAGGCTTGACTGCGGCCACTGTAATTATGGATCAGCCGATTGAGTTCCCTGGCGATTCTCGGCAACGAATCTATCGCCCTCATAATCACGATTGGAAATGGCACGGGCCAGTAACGGTTCGTCGTGCTCTGGCCGCTTCACTCAACATACCCGCCCTCTTGACGCTGAAATACATCGGTATTCCGGCCCTCCTGGACACAGCGCACAAGATGGGAATCACCAGTTTGACCGACCCCAACCGCTATGGGCTATCCGTCACCCTTGGTGGTGGGGAGGTGAAGTTGACCGATCTGACCTTTGCCTATGCCCCTTTTGCGAACAATGGTCGACAGGTTGGGGCAGCGGTACCATTGCCGGAGAGGCAGCCCGGGATGCGAGAATATGAGCCAGTGGCCATACTCAAGGTCACTGATGCCGATGGTAAAGTGCTGTATGAATACAAGCCTGGCGAAGGCAAACAGCTGATCACCCCCCAGCAGGCTTTTCTCATCAACAGCATCCTCTCTGATGATGAGGCTCGACAGGGCACCTATGGCAGACATAGCTTTTTATCCCTTTCCAGGCCCGCCGCAGCCAAGACGGGCACCACTGATGATTATCGCGATGGCTGGACGATCGGCTATACGCCTGATCTGGTGGCTGGGGTTTGGGTAGGCAACGCTAACAATGAGCCGATGAAGGACGTCTATGGCGTCGCCGGCGCCGGCTACATCTGGCACAACTTTATGGAGGATGCCCTTACCTACCTGAATAAGCCTCCCACTCCCTTTCCTAAGCCAGAAGGACTGGTGCAGGCCCAGTCCTGTGCACTTGGTCGAACTGATACGGCCTGGAATTCACCAATGGTGACGGAGTGGTTCATCAAGGGCACCGAACCTCATAAGGGGCTTGATGGCTCCCCTGGGGGATGGATTCTGGATGTTACCACTACCCGAAGAGACGATGGCTTGCCTGAGGTGCAGACGGTGCAGCGGCCCATCCTCACCTGTGCCTCCTGGCCAGGCGTCTGGCCGGCGGCACCTACACCGGAGAGTCGTACGCCTCCTTCACCAACTGCCGTGACCGAGCCAGCACCAGCTAAGGTGGTGGTACCCTCGGTTGTGGGCTTGCCAGAGGCAGAAGCCCGGCGCCGTATCGAGGCTGCCAGGCTCAAGAACACCTACGCTAACTACCAGGGACACGACGCGCTCCCCGAGAGTGTACTACAAAAAGTGCCCATCGGGCACGTTCTTAGCCAGACACCCGAGGGAGGTACCATCGTCGCCCCTAGCACCACCGTCTATCTCGCCGTACGTAAAGACTAGCTCCTTCTATTTGTTGTAGGCTCTGCCCTGGCCTATACCCCCTTCTCCCGTCCTTCCCGGACGGGAGAAGGGGGGCAGGGGGGATGGGGTGACCTCTCCTGAACTCTCGCTTGCTTCAAGTTACTATTTAGTGTATAGTCATAACGTAATTGGTGAGTATGTAGGTTTGCTTCAGTGCGCCTTCGGGCTGGGGAGGTAATGGGGATGGAACGAGCTTTTCCTAAATGTCAAAAGTGTCAGACGGGTGATTTGGTACCCCTCTCCGATTTTGGTAGCCAAGGGGCACCAATTCACTACAAGGCCTGG is from Chloroflexota bacterium and encodes:
- a CDS encoding ATP-binding cassette domain-containing protein, with the translated sequence MDRVVEVENLSFCYADGHWALHDVNLTMTRGETVALIGPNGAGKSTLLLHLNGILKGKGMVKIFGLPVEERHLKRIRGQVGLVFQNPDDQLFSPTVFDDVAFGPLNMGLAAGEVQQLVVQALDQVGMSGCKARSPHHLSIGEKKRVAIATVLSMCPQLLVIDEPTSSLDPRGRWTIIELLSNLPLTRVIATHDLDMVRTVCARTIVLDGGRVMADGPTDLILADVPLLQRHGLLHPDRFPLYATVERAARAAPPSFSTVFGGPPLRGNL
- the cbiQ gene encoding cobalt ECF transporter T component CbiQ, producing MNQPSAHDERDCFIYSLDPRTKIVAVLLFVLFVVATPPTLWGIFLLYFVLIAALILLARLSFPYILSRSLVVEPFVLMSAIYIPFFKAGEVAASLDVGPWQIAVTYSGLAILGNVLIKAWLSSLGMLILSSTTDFSRLLKGLEQLRLPLVIVMVLSFMYRYIFVLMDEAQRLRQARESRSFGKRPWDWEVRTIGNMIGTLFMRSYERGERVYQAMLARGYEGRHRPLRILRFERVDLYFMLGFVLCLALIALWGYRGV
- a CDS encoding PDGLE domain-containing protein, which produces MKLKWWHYGLLLAILVSLFSPLASSWPDGLERVAEEIGFGGATRAPLFQLIPAYAFPGVANPAIATILAGLLGTIILFVLTYALGLLLRRREVD
- a CDS encoding energy-coupling factor ABC transporter permease — encoded protein: MHIPDGFLNLTTAASTYVVSAGAIGYSVRETHKKIGERQVPLMGMMGAFIFAAQMLNFPVIGGTSGHLIGGALAAILLGPWSAVLVITAVLAVQCFLFQDGGVTALGANVLNMGVIASFVGYYLYNGLTALLGGSKSVRLVGGFLGAWASVFLAAVACALELVVSDISPLVVVLPAMAGIHALIGIGEGLITAAVLSFVLATRKDLLALERI
- a CDS encoding CooT family nickel-binding protein — its product is MCEATAFVATDGREKKIMENVILLQPEDDRLLLADLLGEQKLVQARVRSIDFLKHRIVLEEMEGKSPTGA
- a CDS encoding trypsin-like peptidase domain-containing protein yields the protein MRTAIGRIGYSLIVFLLFSLISLGCSESILGRGAPATRTAIASRSTSLPPSTVPTPTTVDQLTPAESLTLVQVVERVRPAVVNITTQQISYGDFFRPVPIEAGTGSGVIIDKEGHIITNNHVVEGAERLKITLPDERSFDGRIIGTDPLSDLAVVKINGTDLPTVELGDSAALRIGEPLVAIGNALALSGGPTVTSGVVSALGRSIRPDRGGVLYDLIQTDAAINPGNSGGPLVNMRAQVVGINTAIAAAPGGGIGFAIAINSAKPIVQELIALGKIIYSYMGIDFRAVTPALAARASLPVSRGAIVLRVGQNTPASEAGIRPGDIIVTIDDQEVKDDVTLLKAVRKHKPGETVQVTVVRDGDRRTFKVTLGERPTG
- a CDS encoding PBP1A family penicillin-binding protein, producing MDHRNNIPGNKHNRTKTAGRYGQRVASLYNRYRRLHHRGSTAGRTWKLLLAATLILPLLAVFTLGVAAAAAYDLYIKDLPSLEKLEKRQVFKTTKIYDRNGQLLYELWDPQAGRRTVVPLSEMPQTIIDATIATEDAHFYENPGVDPLAILRAAWQNYTGRQVVSGASTITMQLVRNVFFTSEERYQQTLSRKIKEAILAYQLSQRYSKDHILEMYLNEIYYGNLSYGIEAAAWSYFGKHARDLTLGEVSMLAGLPQAPSEYNPLLNYKAAKQRQAEVLERMVKQGYITAEQAEKAKNERLTFARQGFDLRAPHFMMYVRNLLERRFGPEKLYYGGLQVQTSIDSNLLAIAEKAAREHIAKIKNRNANNAALVAIDPKTGEILVMLGSVDYYDPSIDGQVNMAIAERQPGSTLKPFTYVTAFERGLTAATVIMDQPIEFPGDSRQRIYRPHNHDWKWHGPVTVRRALAASLNIPALLTLKYIGIPALLDTAHKMGITSLTDPNRYGLSVTLGGGEVKLTDLTFAYAPFANNGRQVGAAVPLPERQPGMREYEPVAILKVTDADGKVLYEYKPGEGKQLITPQQAFLINSILSDDEARQGTYGRHSFLSLSRPAAAKTGTTDDYRDGWTIGYTPDLVAGVWVGNANNEPMKDVYGVAGAGYIWHNFMEDALTYLNKPPTPFPKPEGLVQAQSCALGRTDTAWNSPMVTEWFIKGTEPHKGLDGSPGGWILDVTTTRRDDGLPEVQTVQRPILTCASWPGVWPAAPTPESRTPPSPTAVTEPAPAKVVVPSVVGLPEAEARRRIEAARLKNTYANYQGHDALPESVLQKVPIGHVLSQTPEGGTIVAPSTTVYLAVRKD